The following proteins are encoded in a genomic region of Lactiplantibacillus plantarum:
- a CDS encoding ABC-F family ATP-binding cassette domain-containing protein, with protein MILLQVQQVMRRFGADVLFDNVQMDIQEHARVALVGRNGAGKSTLLKMIAGETVPDEGQISMRKGLTIGYLAQDQGLDSNNTIWEEMSSVFAELHAIEKRMHQLENQLSDPAIMNDEQAYQQTLKTYDQIQTEFQQKNGYGYQAEIRGVLHGFQFDAEVYDKSVTALSGGQKTQLALAKLLLEKRDLLILDEPTNHLDVETLTWLESYLQSYSGALLIVSHDRYFLDRVVNEVYDLSHHEMVHYTGNYDQFVQEKAARIQAQWKHYEKQQAEISKLEDFVNRNIVRASTTKRAQARRKQLAKMDRLDRPDSDEKTAHFGFHAAKQSGNIVLTVKDAAVGYDGQILSEPDNLNIKKHEAIAIVGPNGIGKSTFLKSILGQIPFIKGQAVFGTNVVTGYYDQEQRNLNDKKTVLGELWDEHPTTPEKDIRTILGSFLFTGEDVDKPVHALSGGERARLLLTKLAMQNDNFLILDEPTNHLDIDSREVLEVALNDFDGTLLFVSHDRYFINQVATSVVEVSPEGTELFLGDYDYYIDKKQEQAEIAAAAASQAAEKAAEAGAADSTSATTAAPRSKGQQNYQASKQQQREKRKLERSVAALEEQMTALDEQATQIQTEMAQPEVSADVGKLQDLQKELEAINTQQEQVETEWTEQAEALEELS; from the coding sequence GTGATTTTACTACAAGTACAGCAAGTTATGCGGCGTTTTGGCGCCGATGTCTTGTTCGATAACGTACAAATGGATATTCAAGAACACGCTCGGGTGGCCCTCGTCGGTCGAAACGGGGCCGGAAAATCAACCTTACTTAAAATGATTGCCGGCGAAACGGTACCGGACGAAGGCCAGATTTCAATGCGCAAGGGCTTAACAATCGGTTACTTGGCGCAAGACCAAGGACTGGATAGTAACAATACGATTTGGGAAGAAATGAGTAGTGTCTTTGCTGAGTTACATGCCATCGAAAAACGGATGCACCAGCTCGAAAATCAATTGAGCGACCCCGCAATCATGAATGATGAGCAGGCTTATCAACAGACCCTGAAAACCTATGATCAGATTCAAACTGAATTTCAACAAAAAAACGGGTACGGCTACCAAGCTGAGATTCGGGGCGTGTTGCACGGCTTCCAATTCGACGCCGAGGTGTACGATAAGTCGGTGACGGCACTATCCGGTGGACAAAAGACCCAGTTGGCCTTGGCCAAGTTGTTACTTGAAAAACGGGACTTGCTTATCCTTGACGAACCGACGAACCACTTGGACGTCGAAACCCTTACTTGGTTGGAAAGCTATCTCCAGTCTTACTCTGGTGCGCTGCTAATCGTTAGCCATGACCGCTATTTCTTAGACCGGGTCGTTAACGAAGTCTATGACTTATCACACCATGAAATGGTGCACTACACTGGCAACTACGACCAGTTTGTGCAAGAAAAAGCGGCTCGAATCCAAGCACAATGGAAACATTATGAAAAGCAACAAGCGGAGATCAGCAAGCTTGAAGACTTTGTTAATCGTAACATCGTGCGTGCTTCTACGACAAAACGGGCCCAGGCTCGGCGTAAGCAGTTAGCAAAGATGGACCGCCTTGACCGCCCTGATAGTGACGAGAAGACTGCCCACTTTGGCTTTCATGCGGCTAAACAAAGCGGCAACATTGTGTTGACCGTCAAAGATGCAGCCGTGGGCTATGATGGTCAGATTCTTTCGGAACCCGACAACTTGAATATTAAGAAACATGAAGCTATTGCCATTGTTGGACCGAACGGTATTGGAAAATCGACTTTCCTAAAGAGTATTTTGGGACAGATTCCATTCATTAAAGGCCAGGCCGTTTTTGGCACCAACGTCGTTACGGGCTACTACGATCAAGAGCAACGTAATTTAAACGACAAAAAAACCGTCCTCGGTGAACTTTGGGATGAACATCCCACCACTCCTGAAAAAGACATTCGTACCATTTTGGGCAGTTTTCTCTTCACTGGTGAAGATGTTGATAAACCCGTTCATGCCCTATCTGGTGGAGAACGAGCCCGGTTACTGTTGACCAAACTTGCCATGCAAAATGACAACTTCTTAATCTTAGATGAACCAACTAACCACTTGGATATCGATAGCCGTGAAGTTTTGGAAGTCGCCCTCAACGACTTTGACGGCACCCTTTTGTTCGTGTCACATGACCGCTACTTCATTAACCAAGTCGCCACGAGTGTCGTAGAGGTTTCTCCGGAAGGCACGGAACTCTTCTTAGGTGATTACGACTACTACATCGACAAGAAACAAGAGCAAGCTGAAATCGCGGCTGCGGCTGCTAGCCAAGCGGCCGAAAAAGCTGCTGAAGCCGGTGCAGCGGATTCAACCAGTGCCACAACTGCTGCTCCCCGCTCCAAAGGCCAGCAAAATTACCAAGCCAGCAAGCAGCAACAACGTGAAAAGCGCAAGCTCGAGCGCTCAGTTGCCGCCCTGGAAGAACAGATGACTGCCTTAGATGAACAAGCCACACAGATTCAAACTGAAATGGCGCAACCTGAAGTATCGGCCGATGTTGGTAAACTACAAGACCTACAAAAAGAACTTGAAGCCATCAATACTCAACAAGAACAAGTTGAAACCGAATGGACCGAACAAGCTGAAGCTTTAGAAGAATTGAGCTAA
- the tsaD gene encoding tRNA (adenosine(37)-N6)-threonylcarbamoyltransferase complex transferase subunit TsaD: MGTVEKQNLILAFESSCDETSVAVIKDGHEILSNVIATQINSHKRFGGVVPEVASRHHIEQITICIEAALQEAHVTYADLDAVAVTYGPGLVGALLVGVNAAKTVAYAHQLPLIPVNHMAGHIYAARFVKPFEFPLMALLVSGGHTELVYMQADGQFEIIGETRDDAAGEAYDKIGRVLGVPYPAGKVIDEMAHAGHDTFKFPRAMIDEDNYDFSFSGLKSAFINTVHHADQIGATLDKNDLAASFQASVVDVLMSKTLRVLKQYPVKQLVLAGGVAANQGLRERLQQDLPTAFPDTELILAPLKLCGDNGAMIGAAGYVQYQHHQFGDAALNADPSLEFDWMPGMLK, translated from the coding sequence ATGGGAACCGTGGAAAAACAAAACTTGATTTTAGCGTTTGAGTCCAGTTGTGACGAGACTAGTGTGGCAGTGATCAAAGATGGCCATGAGATTTTATCCAACGTGATTGCAACGCAGATTAATAGTCACAAACGGTTTGGTGGCGTGGTTCCTGAAGTTGCCAGCCGTCATCATATTGAACAAATTACAATTTGTATTGAAGCCGCACTTCAAGAGGCACACGTGACGTATGCTGACCTTGATGCTGTTGCCGTGACGTATGGCCCCGGTCTAGTGGGGGCACTGTTAGTCGGTGTTAATGCAGCTAAGACAGTGGCATACGCGCACCAATTACCGCTGATTCCAGTTAACCATATGGCCGGGCACATTTATGCCGCTCGGTTTGTTAAGCCATTCGAATTTCCGCTAATGGCACTATTAGTTTCTGGCGGTCATACTGAATTGGTCTACATGCAAGCAGATGGGCAGTTTGAGATTATTGGTGAGACACGTGACGATGCGGCTGGTGAAGCTTATGATAAAATCGGTCGGGTATTGGGTGTTCCATATCCGGCAGGTAAAGTCATTGACGAGATGGCACATGCAGGTCACGACACTTTCAAATTTCCGCGAGCAATGATTGATGAAGATAATTACGATTTTAGTTTTAGTGGGCTGAAGAGTGCGTTCATCAATACGGTCCATCACGCAGATCAAATTGGCGCGACTCTGGATAAGAACGATTTAGCGGCTAGCTTTCAGGCCAGCGTGGTTGATGTTCTGATGAGTAAAACGTTACGAGTCCTCAAACAATATCCAGTTAAGCAATTAGTCTTAGCCGGTGGCGTTGCAGCTAATCAGGGGCTACGTGAACGGTTACAACAAGATTTACCAACCGCTTTTCCTGACACAGAACTAATCTTAGCGCCTCTAAAGTTATGCGGTGATAATGGTGCCATGATTGGTGCTGCGGGCTATGTTCAATATCAGCATCACCAATTCGGCGACGCGGCGCTGAATGCCGATCCAAGCTTAGAATTTGATTGGATGCCAGGTATGTTGAAGTAA
- the rimI gene encoding ribosomal protein S18-alanine N-acetyltransferase, whose protein sequence is MTERQLVASTQLDAGRAVQVCYQLATLAYPGGAPWRQATFAADMALPTVHYDLLRWQDELIGFVSRSTVLDETEITNIAIDPAYQRQGHARWLLTACLAQLSAGSVFLEVRASNLAAQRLYQQCGFDQIATRKEYYHDPEEDAWIMRKMIN, encoded by the coding sequence ATGACTGAACGACAGCTTGTCGCCAGTACGCAGCTTGACGCGGGTCGGGCCGTCCAAGTTTGTTACCAGTTAGCGACATTAGCATATCCCGGTGGCGCACCTTGGCGGCAAGCGACGTTTGCGGCGGACATGGCGTTACCAACGGTACACTATGATTTATTACGGTGGCAGGATGAACTGATCGGGTTTGTCAGCCGCTCAACAGTGCTTGATGAGACCGAAATTACGAATATTGCAATTGATCCGGCCTATCAGCGTCAAGGGCATGCGCGGTGGTTATTAACAGCCTGCTTAGCACAATTATCGGCAGGGTCCGTATTCCTAGAAGTCCGGGCTAGTAATCTCGCCGCCCAGCGCTTGTATCAGCAATGCGGCTTTGACCAGATTGCCACGCGTAAGGAATATTATCATGATCCCGAAGAAGATGCGTGGATCATGCGTAAAATGATTAATTAA
- the rimI gene encoding ribosomal protein S18-alanine N-acetyltransferase, with protein MLRKFKEYFQKMTTGGNQRRQRVLAIQNHIVKVGEVNYYVSRALITDVPEMLAIERAVYAGQTPWDENAFKTELRRQSGRFYIVMRHEDRLVAFCGCVFDDRRQDAHITNIAVHPDVQGQGLGHFMMQVMMKRARKLHYQTVTLEVRYSNTIAQQLYRDLGFEKTGIKKRYYFGDHEDAIDMTYRIPVATDD; from the coding sequence ATGTTGAGAAAATTTAAGGAGTACTTTCAAAAAATGACCACCGGTGGCAATCAACGCCGCCAACGTGTATTGGCCATTCAAAATCACATCGTTAAAGTGGGCGAAGTCAATTACTATGTCTCACGCGCACTGATTACCGATGTGCCCGAGATGCTAGCCATTGAACGGGCCGTATATGCGGGACAGACACCGTGGGATGAAAATGCGTTTAAGACGGAACTTCGCCGACAGAGCGGTCGGTTCTATATTGTGATGCGTCATGAAGATCGCCTCGTCGCTTTTTGTGGTTGTGTCTTTGATGATCGCCGCCAAGATGCACATATCACCAATATTGCTGTACATCCTGATGTTCAAGGCCAAGGACTAGGCCATTTTATGATGCAAGTCATGATGAAGCGGGCGCGTAAGTTGCATTACCAAACGGTGACCCTTGAGGTTCGTTACAGTAATACGATTGCGCAACAACTTTACCGCGATTTAGGGTTTGAAAAGACTGGTATCAAGAAACGGTACTATTTTGGCGACCATGAAGATGCTATTGATATGACTTATCGTATTCCGGTAGCTACGGATGACTGA
- the tsaB gene encoding tRNA (adenosine(37)-N6)-threonylcarbamoyltransferase complex dimerization subunit type 1 TsaB, which produces MKLLAIDTSNRPLSVAVLEDTQILATTTTNVGRNHSSTLLPIIEQAMAQAKLAPADLDRIVVAAGPGSYTGLRIGVTTAKTLAFTLDKALVGVSSLAVLAGNIVTEGQLVAPLFDARRDNIFAGLYRIKNQRPVAVIADQHISVTEWGQRLASYDEPITFVGADVDQYADALQQSLAKQFVRAAPQLDLPQAVVLGLMGRTLTPVSEIHNFVPNYLRLTQAERDWQAKHPEKEHAPYVEKI; this is translated from the coding sequence ATGAAGTTGTTGGCGATTGATACTTCGAATCGGCCATTGAGTGTCGCGGTATTAGAAGATACCCAGATCTTGGCCACAACGACCACTAATGTTGGCCGTAACCACAGTAGTACATTATTACCAATTATTGAACAAGCCATGGCTCAAGCTAAATTGGCACCAGCTGATTTAGACCGGATCGTCGTTGCTGCCGGACCAGGGTCGTATACGGGGTTGCGAATTGGCGTGACGACTGCTAAAACACTTGCCTTTACATTAGATAAAGCCTTAGTTGGTGTATCGAGTTTGGCCGTGTTAGCTGGCAACATTGTGACGGAAGGCCAATTAGTGGCGCCGTTATTTGATGCGCGTCGTGACAACATCTTTGCCGGGTTATATCGGATTAAGAACCAGCGTCCAGTTGCCGTTATCGCTGATCAACATATCAGTGTGACCGAGTGGGGCCAACGATTAGCTAGTTATGATGAACCAATTACCTTTGTCGGCGCGGATGTCGATCAATATGCGGATGCTTTGCAGCAATCGTTAGCCAAGCAGTTCGTTCGTGCAGCCCCACAACTTGACTTGCCCCAAGCCGTAGTACTAGGTTTGATGGGTCGAACGCTGACACCCGTGAGTGAAATTCATAACTTTGTGCCGAACTATTTGCGTTTAACGCAAGCTGAACGTGATTGGCAAGCCAAGCACCCAGAAAAGGAACATGCGCCCTATGTTGAGAAAATTTAA
- a CDS encoding phosphate/phosphite/phosphonate ABC transporter substrate-binding protein: MSKVSKSLLGLSFISVLGLGLAGCASGTSAKSGGSSTDSSKTITVVFYPNESAKSFAGSRTAIKQAVEKATGKTVKLQTTTDYNVAIQAIASGKAQVAYMGANGYIQAHHKSKDVVPFAAQSDAKGTLKDATYNSYLMVQQKDAKKYEENGKYSIKNVKGKKMSYVSNSSTSGFLVPTAEISREFNIKTADQDKLTQSGSFFSKVLYGGSHQGSAVNLLKGDADVAAFDDADLMPYLNVTKGSWDKVGSTFTVKDNAEAPFTSLAGKSVVNIAMMPVQQGPWVYNTKSLSKDDQKKIATEFTSKSFAQNKKIFSEPNAKTPMMFPKKSEKSKLVNVTDKWYAPTHKLVGY, encoded by the coding sequence ATGTCAAAAGTTAGTAAGTCATTATTAGGTCTTTCATTCATTTCGGTTTTAGGTTTAGGACTCGCAGGTTGCGCTAGCGGAACCAGTGCTAAATCTGGTGGTAGCAGTACGGATAGCAGCAAAACCATCACGGTGGTCTTCTATCCTAACGAATCAGCCAAGAGTTTTGCTGGTTCCCGTACGGCCATTAAGCAAGCAGTTGAAAAGGCAACGGGTAAGACGGTTAAATTACAAACCACGACCGACTATAACGTTGCGATCCAAGCAATTGCATCCGGCAAAGCTCAAGTCGCATACATGGGGGCTAACGGTTATATCCAAGCACACCACAAGAGCAAAGATGTTGTACCTTTTGCCGCACAATCTGATGCTAAAGGTACCTTGAAAGACGCTACTTATAACTCCTACTTAATGGTACAACAAAAAGATGCCAAAAAGTATGAAGAAAACGGTAAGTACAGTATTAAGAACGTCAAAGGCAAGAAGATGTCTTATGTTTCCAATAGTTCAACTTCAGGCTTCTTAGTACCAACGGCTGAAATCTCACGTGAATTCAACATCAAAACCGCTGACCAAGATAAATTAACTCAAAGCGGATCATTCTTTAGTAAAGTGCTCTATGGTGGCTCTCATCAGGGTTCCGCGGTCAACTTACTCAAGGGGGATGCGGATGTCGCTGCCTTTGATGATGCTGATTTAATGCCATACTTAAACGTTACCAAGGGATCATGGGACAAGGTCGGCTCAACTTTCACTGTTAAGGATAACGCCGAAGCGCCATTTACAAGTTTAGCCGGCAAGTCGGTCGTTAACATTGCCATGATGCCTGTTCAACAAGGCCCATGGGTATACAATACCAAGTCCCTCAGCAAGGATGATCAAAAGAAGATCGCCACTGAGTTCACGTCGAAGTCCTTTGCCCAAAACAAAAAGATCTTCTCTGAACCAAATGCGAAGACACCAATGATGTTCCCTAAGAAATCAGAAAAGTCCAAATTAGTTAATGTTACCGACAAGTGGTACGCGCCAACGCATAAGTTAGTAGGTTACTAA
- the phnC gene encoding phosphonate ABC transporter ATP-binding protein, protein MLKVIQLDKTYGSNKHSLKAVNFTAKPGEVTAIIGPSGAGKTTILRSINQLIRDDSGQILLDDTDIRQANKAELRKVRHHIGMIFQNYNLISPLTALENVLHGRLGAKSTVAGMLGLYSSAEKQEALQLLDEVGLKEYAYQRCDQLSGGQQQRVGIARALMQHPKMILCDEPIASLDPKSTTIVMDILRRLAKEKQLIILINLHQVDIAMAYTDHIVGINSGAIVFEGATNEVDDAVLQHIYRQPDQSTAVAANEN, encoded by the coding sequence ATGCTCAAGGTTATTCAGCTAGATAAAACATATGGTTCCAATAAGCATTCGCTCAAAGCAGTCAACTTCACAGCTAAACCGGGCGAAGTAACTGCCATCATCGGCCCGTCTGGTGCTGGTAAAACAACTATTTTACGGAGTATCAATCAGTTGATCCGCGATGATAGTGGTCAAATTTTGCTCGATGACACTGACATTCGTCAAGCGAACAAAGCTGAATTACGCAAAGTTCGTCATCATATCGGCATGATTTTCCAAAACTACAATCTGATCAGTCCGTTAACGGCCCTTGAAAATGTTCTGCATGGCCGCTTAGGCGCTAAATCAACAGTTGCTGGCATGCTCGGCCTTTACAGTAGCGCCGAAAAACAAGAGGCGCTACAACTACTCGACGAAGTAGGGTTAAAAGAATACGCCTACCAACGTTGCGATCAATTAAGTGGTGGCCAACAACAACGGGTCGGGATCGCACGGGCATTAATGCAACATCCTAAGATGATTTTATGTGATGAACCGATTGCTTCCCTAGATCCCAAATCAACGACCATTGTCATGGACATTCTACGGCGATTGGCAAAGGAAAAACAACTGATTATCCTCATTAATCTACATCAGGTCGATATCGCAATGGCGTACACCGACCATATCGTCGGCATTAACAGCGGGGCCATCGTTTTCGAAGGCGCCACTAATGAAGTTGACGACGCGGTCTTACAGCACATTTATCGCCAACCTGACCAATCAACGGCGGTGGCTGCCAATGAAAACTAA
- the phnE gene encoding phosphonate ABC transporter, permease protein PhnE — MKTNPMTPQRFFRQRRLRLSVVLLILIGIYVLSMALVNFQAWASISKIPAGLMWLFTNFIPTSRSISYLGPILYQLWRTLLVAISSTMVASLFALIFAILGAKTTTPTPVLRWIIRFGASLLRNIPVVAWAMILLFSFKQSDFTGFLALFFMTLGYLTRAFTETIEDLDAEKLQALQAVGANYFQCVFCGVLPEAASTLTSWILYMIENNLRDATLVGLLTGTGVGFLFDYYFKAFRYDAAGLIVLLIAILVIVLELTSNRIRRAIA, encoded by the coding sequence ATGAAAACTAATCCAATGACACCGCAACGCTTTTTTCGGCAACGTCGGTTGCGATTATCAGTTGTTTTGCTCATTTTAATTGGCATCTACGTCTTATCCATGGCCCTCGTTAATTTTCAGGCGTGGGCTTCGATCAGTAAGATTCCAGCGGGCTTAATGTGGTTGTTTACCAACTTTATTCCGACAAGTCGTTCGATTTCTTATCTGGGACCGATTCTTTATCAGCTGTGGCGGACCTTGCTCGTGGCAATTTCATCAACCATGGTCGCTAGTCTCTTCGCCCTGATCTTTGCGATTCTCGGTGCTAAGACAACCACCCCAACGCCTGTCCTCCGCTGGATTATTCGTTTTGGTGCTTCACTCTTACGTAATATTCCGGTGGTCGCTTGGGCGATGATTCTTCTGTTTTCTTTTAAACAGAGTGACTTTACGGGCTTCTTGGCACTGTTCTTTATGACGCTAGGCTATCTGACACGGGCCTTTACTGAAACTATTGAGGACCTCGATGCCGAAAAGCTTCAAGCACTGCAAGCCGTTGGCGCCAACTATTTCCAATGTGTCTTCTGTGGGGTGTTACCCGAAGCCGCTAGTACCTTGACTAGTTGGATTCTCTACATGATTGAAAACAACTTACGGGACGCAACCTTGGTCGGACTCTTGACGGGTACGGGTGTTGGTTTTCTCTTTGACTACTATTTTAAGGCGTTCCGCTATGACGCTGCTGGTCTAATTGTTTTGTTAATTGCGATTTTAGTCATTGTTTTAGAATTGACATCTAATCGAATTCGGAGGGCAATTGCATGA
- a CDS encoding PhnE/PtxC family ABC transporter permease, which produces MIENSQPKTQVLQPSAPPTRSISLVTRPRKILRAVMIGLTLISVYSLVTLNNANLNIIDALHSLGLNLNAMFLHPSVGQDTLGQLLRALMTSVSLAMLTTLLGALIAFFIAVGAARNLAPSWLATSIKAVMAFIRAIPTILWVLIYSVVMGLGASAAVVGLTFHSVAYLVKAYSESIEETSQDTIEALKASGVGFWPIVFQAILPSIIPALLSWTFIRFEINFANAVAVGAAAGADDIGYYLFMAGSFYFDFHEVGLIVYLLLGVAIVLELVSMRLRGHYLKNN; this is translated from the coding sequence ATGATTGAAAACAGTCAACCCAAAACACAAGTACTTCAACCGTCAGCACCACCAACCCGGTCGATTTCGTTGGTGACTCGGCCCCGCAAAATCCTGCGAGCCGTTATGATTGGCCTAACGCTTATCAGTGTCTATTCATTAGTCACACTCAATAATGCCAACCTGAACATCATTGACGCTTTGCATAGCTTAGGTCTCAACCTGAATGCTATGTTCTTACACCCTAGCGTTGGTCAAGACACACTGGGGCAACTCTTACGGGCCCTAATGACTAGTGTTTCATTAGCGATGTTGACGACTTTGTTAGGAGCGCTAATCGCCTTCTTCATTGCCGTCGGTGCTGCCCGTAACTTAGCACCCAGTTGGTTAGCTACTAGTATTAAAGCAGTCATGGCCTTTATTCGTGCCATTCCAACGATTTTATGGGTGTTAATTTACTCCGTAGTCATGGGATTAGGTGCTAGTGCCGCCGTGGTCGGCTTGACCTTCCACAGTGTAGCGTACTTGGTTAAGGCTTATTCTGAAAGTATTGAAGAAACCTCGCAAGATACGATTGAAGCGTTAAAGGCGAGTGGCGTGGGTTTTTGGCCAATTGTTTTTCAGGCCATTCTCCCGTCAATCATTCCAGCACTTCTTAGCTGGACGTTCATCCGGTTTGAAATTAACTTTGCCAATGCGGTCGCCGTTGGTGCTGCAGCTGGTGCTGACGATATCGGTTACTACCTCTTCATGGCTGGCAGTTTCTACTTCGATTTCCATGAAGTTGGTTTGATTGTCTACCTACTCTTGGGTGTCGCAATCGTGCTCGAACTGGTTTCTATGCGGTTACGTGGCCACTACTTAAAGAACAACTAA
- the phnX gene encoding phosphonoacetaldehyde hydrolase: protein MTIKAVIFDWAGTTIDYGSRAPIVAFQKAFANVGIQISEAEIRQDMGLDKYTHIHKIMDLPAVQNDWQARFQVLPTEDDCNQIFSNFKAILLSSLTEFGQLKPGMSAVIDYLTAHNISYGTTTGYDAEMLALVLPIAAKQGYRPAVNITSEQTGGVGRPAPAMLALAAEQLTIIDPTTVMKIGDSVNDILEGNNADAVSVGIIDGSNIMGLSELAFNALSPAEQAERRAHVTAAYQRAGADYILQSMAELPALLDQINQPVATDH, encoded by the coding sequence ATGACAATTAAAGCAGTAATTTTTGACTGGGCCGGCACGACCATTGACTATGGCAGCCGGGCGCCCATCGTGGCTTTCCAAAAAGCCTTTGCCAACGTTGGTATTCAAATCTCTGAAGCTGAGATTCGCCAAGATATGGGACTAGATAAGTACACCCATATCCATAAAATCATGGATTTACCGGCCGTTCAAAACGACTGGCAGGCGCGTTTCCAAGTCTTACCGACTGAAGACGACTGCAATCAAATCTTTAGCAACTTCAAGGCAATCTTGCTTAGCTCCCTGACTGAATTCGGACAATTAAAGCCCGGCATGTCAGCTGTAATTGACTATTTGACCGCTCACAATATCAGCTATGGCACGACCACCGGCTATGACGCTGAAATGTTAGCTCTGGTCTTACCGATTGCAGCTAAGCAAGGCTATCGTCCCGCCGTCAACATCACTTCAGAACAAACTGGTGGTGTTGGTCGACCAGCGCCGGCAATGCTTGCGTTAGCAGCTGAACAGCTCACAATCATCGATCCAACAACCGTCATGAAAATTGGGGATTCCGTTAATGATATCTTAGAAGGCAACAACGCCGACGCAGTCTCTGTAGGGATTATTGATGGTAGCAACATCATGGGACTTTCTGAGTTAGCCTTCAACGCCCTTAGCCCCGCCGAACAAGCTGAACGACGAGCCCACGTCACTGCCGCTTATCAACGCGCTGGTGCCGATTACATTTTACAATCGATGGCTGAATTACCGGCATTGCTTGATCAAATCAATCAACCGGTTGCCACTGATCATTAG
- the phnW gene encoding 2-aminoethylphosphonate--pyruvate transaminase, translating into MKQPYLLLTPGPLSTTASVKDAMQIDYCTWDSDYRHVTETIRQQILAMAQANPENYTTVLLQGSGSFGVEATIGTAVPRTDATLMIAINGAYGHRISQIAEYYDIPHIDVVFNEDEAVDPVRIEATLADHPEITHFATVHSETTTGILNPIEALMPIMHEHGIVTIIDAMSSLGGVPISIDELDCDYLISSANKCVQGVPGFAFIIAKQATLAHTADNARSLCLDLYDQWQAMTKQPGKWRFTSPTHVVHAFAQALIELQAEGGVTPRYQRYHASQQLLSDGLQALGFELVIDPAIQGPIITSFKYPNVDFDFADFYQFIKQRGFVIYPGKVSNIPSFRIGTIGDVDTTDIQRLLTIIGDYQQLHR; encoded by the coding sequence ATGAAACAACCTTATTTACTCCTAACACCCGGTCCACTCAGTACGACTGCCAGTGTTAAGGACGCAATGCAAATTGATTATTGTACTTGGGATAGTGACTATCGGCACGTCACCGAAACCATTCGGCAACAAATCTTAGCTATGGCCCAAGCCAATCCAGAAAACTATACGACCGTCCTACTACAAGGAAGCGGCAGTTTTGGTGTTGAGGCCACCATTGGCACAGCAGTACCACGGACCGATGCAACTTTAATGATTGCCATTAACGGCGCATATGGGCATCGGATCAGTCAAATTGCAGAATATTACGATATTCCACATATCGACGTTGTGTTCAACGAAGATGAAGCCGTCGATCCGGTTCGGATTGAAGCAACCTTAGCTGATCATCCGGAGATTACCCACTTCGCAACCGTTCATAGCGAAACGACAACTGGGATTCTCAACCCAATCGAAGCCTTAATGCCTATCATGCATGAACACGGGATCGTAACGATCATCGATGCCATGTCCAGTTTAGGTGGCGTCCCGATTAGCATTGATGAATTGGATTGTGACTACTTGATTAGTAGTGCCAACAAGTGTGTGCAAGGCGTGCCCGGTTTTGCGTTCATCATTGCAAAACAAGCGACCTTGGCCCACACTGCTGACAACGCTCGTTCACTTTGTCTAGATCTCTACGACCAATGGCAAGCCATGACCAAGCAACCAGGAAAATGGCGCTTCACTTCGCCAACCCACGTGGTACATGCCTTTGCGCAAGCACTCATTGAATTGCAAGCAGAAGGCGGCGTGACACCACGCTACCAACGTTACCATGCTAGTCAACAACTCCTTAGCGACGGCTTACAAGCGCTAGGTTTTGAATTAGTGATTGATCCAGCCATTCAAGGGCCCATCATTACGTCATTCAAATACCCGAACGTCGACTTTGATTTTGCTGACTTCTATCAGTTCATCAAGCAACGCGGCTTCGTCATTTATCCTGGGAAGGTTTCAAATATCCCTAGCTTCAGAATTGGTACCATCGGTGATGTTGATACAACTGATATTCAACGACTCTTAACAATTATCGGTGATTATCAACAACTTCACCGCTAA